The bacterium genome has a window encoding:
- a CDS encoding glycoside hydrolase family 27 protein gives MRSNKACVIMMVVALFASGGPAGEQTPAIATDRTAAMEDGLAMTPPMGWYPWNQFGQEPQNETLIKQMADALIASGMHEAGYAYLGPDEGICFYRDANGLLTTNLKRYPAGLRGLGDYIHRKGLKYALYTDAGTFTCSKAMPGTKDHESDDMRLFAEWRCDYLKIDWCNTEGQDIVKSYTVLRKAQRETGRPIVHSLCSWGVGEPWNWAAAIGHMWRTTQDICGPGQADWNKAMKIALDNQALYPHAGPGYWNDPDMMIAGMDGLSEAQNRSFFSLWCIMAAPLMAGNDLRSMTTSTATILTNIEAIAINQDPLGKQGHIIRTDGAISVWAGKPLFDGGQAVLVFNQGTAPSEARVTWQELGFDANAALYARDLWTHRTTGPLTGGITMTVPPSDVVMLRVSAENKFPIPPIISADSYLMTFSTNGSSSRKLTQTIRITDRGTNLLPAWRVTSKLPGWLAITVEKDGHAQKVTGTVSTSGLKKGPHHALIRLDNNEPVSGRPLTAFYFDVDVDVH, from the coding sequence ATGCGGTCGAATAAAGCATGTGTGATTATGATGGTGGTCGCTTTGTTTGCGTCCGGAGGACCTGCAGGGGAACAGACGCCTGCCATCGCAACGGACAGGACGGCTGCCATGGAAGACGGTCTGGCGATGACTCCACCGATGGGCTGGTACCCATGGAACCAGTTCGGGCAGGAACCTCAGAACGAAACGTTAATCAAGCAGATGGCGGACGCCCTGATTGCAAGCGGGATGCATGAAGCAGGCTATGCGTATCTGGGCCCGGACGAGGGAATCTGTTTCTACAGGGACGCCAACGGCCTGCTGACTACCAACCTGAAGCGTTATCCGGCCGGACTGCGGGGGCTCGGCGACTACATCCACCGCAAGGGGCTGAAGTATGCCCTCTACACCGACGCCGGCACTTTCACCTGCAGCAAGGCCATGCCCGGAACGAAGGACCACGAGTCGGATGATATGCGCTTGTTCGCGGAGTGGCGGTGCGATTATCTCAAGATCGACTGGTGCAACACGGAGGGTCAGGATATCGTGAAGTCTTACACGGTTCTCCGCAAGGCTCAACGAGAGACCGGCCGGCCGATCGTGCATTCCCTGTGCTCATGGGGCGTAGGAGAGCCATGGAACTGGGCCGCCGCGATCGGCCATATGTGGCGGACGACTCAGGACATCTGCGGTCCCGGGCAAGCGGACTGGAACAAGGCGATGAAGATTGCACTCGACAACCAGGCTCTCTACCCTCACGCCGGGCCGGGGTACTGGAACGATCCCGATATGATGATTGCGGGCATGGATGGGCTCTCCGAAGCACAGAACCGCAGCTTTTTCAGCTTATGGTGCATCATGGCAGCCCCGCTTATGGCCGGAAACGATCTTCGTTCCATGACGACATCAACGGCCACGATTCTCACCAACATCGAAGCAATTGCGATAAACCAGGACCCGCTGGGAAAACAGGGACATATCATCCGTACCGACGGGGCGATAAGTGTCTGGGCAGGCAAGCCCCTGTTCGACGGCGGTCAAGCAGTGCTCGTTTTCAACCAGGGAACCGCGCCGTCAGAAGCACGGGTCACATGGCAGGAGCTCGGTTTCGATGCGAACGCCGCGCTCTATGCCCGCGACCTCTGGACACATCGGACCACGGGGCCGCTCACCGGTGGCATTACGATGACAGTACCGCCGAGCGATGTGGTCATGCTCCGCGTGTCCGCGGAAAACAAATTCCCGATCCCACCCATTATTTCGGCGGATTCTTACCTCATGACCTTCAGCACCAACGGCAGCTCGTCCCGGAAACTCACGCAGACTATCCGCATCACCGATCGGGGGACGAATTTACTGCCGGCCTGGCGGGTGACCTCCAAACTTCCCGGCTGGCTGGCGATCACGGTGGAGAAAGACGGCCATGCGCAGAAGGTGACCGGCACAGTGTCGACGAGCGGGTTGAAGAAAGGCCCCCATCATGCCCTCATTCGTCTGGACAACAACGAGCCGGTCTCAGGCAGGCCCCTGACTGCATTCTATTTCGATGTGGATGTGGATGTGCATTAG
- a CDS encoding DUF3830 family protein: MSRIRIAYIAEQVAVTARLLVYEAPRTCAAVLDMLPVEAEACHGMYSGPEIFFILPRLIDIGMENGTSAVLPGEIGFLTIPPGQYHSYTQGLSEIMWFYGRGACPSMADGPCRVNLFAVMEE; the protein is encoded by the coding sequence ATGAGCAGAATCCGCATCGCGTACATCGCCGAACAGGTTGCCGTCACCGCTCGACTTCTTGTCTATGAAGCGCCCCGGACATGCGCGGCGGTTCTTGACATGCTGCCTGTCGAAGCCGAGGCCTGCCATGGTATGTATTCCGGGCCGGAGATTTTTTTCATTCTCCCGCGGCTTATCGATATCGGCATGGAGAATGGCACTTCCGCGGTGCTTCCGGGAGAGATCGGCTTTCTCACCATTCCGCCCGGGCAATATCACAGTTATACACAGGGTCTCTCGGAGATCATGTGGTTTTATGGCCGCGGCGCCTGTCCCTCGATGGCGGACGGCCCCTGCAGGGTAAACCTGTTCGCGGTGATGGAAGAG